The Sandaracinaceae bacterium genome has a window encoding:
- a CDS encoding SRPBCC family protein, translating into MKTQAHILLEESFGVPPEVLFAALADHEGMSAWMGARVSVVAGPADGGVGTLRRVHARGLSFDEEVTYFDPPRRMVYRIVRGVPLVRFHRGEILVEPWGETGSRLTWDILLDARLPGVARAIAAGLEPQLRAGLSNLRAQLAAAAA; encoded by the coding sequence GTGAAGACGCAGGCGCACATCCTGCTCGAGGAGAGCTTCGGCGTGCCGCCGGAGGTGCTCTTCGCCGCGCTCGCCGACCACGAGGGCATGAGCGCGTGGATGGGCGCCCGCGTCAGCGTGGTCGCCGGCCCGGCCGACGGCGGCGTCGGCACCCTGCGTCGCGTGCACGCGCGCGGCCTCAGCTTCGACGAAGAGGTCACCTACTTCGATCCGCCGCGCCGGATGGTCTACCGCATCGTGCGAGGCGTGCCGCTGGTGCGCTTCCACCGGGGCGAGATCCTGGTCGAGCCCTGGGGGGAGACGGGGTCCCGGCTCACGTGGGACATCCTGCTCGACGCGCGCCTGCCCGGCGTCGCCCGCGCCATCGCGGCCGGCCTCGAGCCGCAGCTCCGCGCGGGGCTCAGCAACCTGCGCGCGCAGCTGGCCGCCGCCGCGGCGTAG
- the carB gene encoding carbamoyl-phosphate synthase large subunit, whose product MPRRDDLEKILLLGSGPIVIGQACEFDYSGTQGAKALREEGYQIVLVNSNPATIMTDPQFADRTYVEPLTPEVVEAIIEREKPDALLPTLGGQTALNLGLTLAKRGVLEKHGVELIGASPEAIEKAEDRDLFKAAMGRIGLGVPKAFTARTIDGALQKVEEMGGFPVILRPSFTMGGSGGGIVYNKDELERKLRWAFQQSPTHECLVEESVLGWKEYELEVIRDRADNFSVICTIENIDPMGVHTGDSVTVAPAMTLTDKEYQRLRDGARAVMSEIGVETGGSNVQFAVNPEDGRVIVIEMNPRVSRSSALASKATGYPIAKIAAKLAVGYRLDELTNDITGTSAAFEPTIDYVVVKWPRFAFEKFRGADPRLTTQMKSVGEVMSIGRTFKQAVQKAARSLEIGREGLVTLRNKLDYRQEVAAVRDLKVAEATADVTAPTHRKELELPPPTDDELREAILELVRTPLADRLWYLVDGLRLDLTVEALHEATRIDPWFLTQLKELVDHERLVTAAETLDAPLVRRAKELGFSDRQLASLRGVDVEEIRALRVEDDVAPIYARVDTCAAEFVARTPYLYSTWGRSSEAEPTDRDKVMILGGGPNRIGQGIEFDYCCVHAAFALRELGFETLMVNCNPETVSTDFDTSDRLYFEPLTFEDVMAIVRTEKPKGVIVQLGGQTPLKLAVALERAGVNILGTSADAIDRAEDRERFEALLEKLSLRRPHGGIARGPAEAMKVADEIGYPVVVRPSYVLGGRAMEIVYSRTDLARYMATALEAVEDAESQAILIDEFLRDAIEVDVDAVCDGKAVVIGGLMQHIEEAGVHSGDSSMVLPAHALPPEVLATIRSSTRALALELGVVGLMNVQFAIRGSAVYVIEVNPRASRTVPFVSKSIGLPLAQVAAKVMAGKTLAELGVDKDIVPKHVAVKESVFPFAKFPGVDIILGPEMRSTGEVMGIADSFNGAFLKAQLATGSSLPDAGRVFVSVRDDDKPAATELALRLSQLGFEIVATGGTMSALERAGVPSTRVNKVYEGRPHVVDRLRDGDIAMVVNTTEGDAAIRDSFSLRRATLVSGVPYFTTIAAATAAVGAIEVRRESPLTVRSLQEYHQGLRERA is encoded by the coding sequence ATGCCTCGCCGCGACGACCTCGAAAAGATTCTACTTCTGGGCTCGGGGCCGATCGTCATCGGACAGGCCTGCGAGTTCGACTACTCCGGCACCCAGGGCGCGAAGGCCCTGCGAGAGGAGGGCTACCAGATCGTCCTGGTGAACTCGAACCCGGCGACGATCATGACCGACCCGCAGTTCGCGGACCGGACCTACGTCGAGCCGCTGACGCCCGAGGTGGTCGAGGCGATCATCGAGCGGGAGAAGCCGGACGCGCTCCTGCCCACGCTCGGCGGGCAGACCGCGCTCAACCTCGGGCTCACGCTCGCCAAGCGCGGGGTGCTCGAGAAGCACGGCGTGGAGCTGATCGGGGCGAGCCCGGAGGCCATCGAGAAGGCCGAGGACCGCGACCTCTTCAAGGCCGCGATGGGCCGCATCGGCCTCGGCGTGCCGAAGGCGTTCACCGCCCGCACCATCGACGGCGCGCTGCAGAAGGTCGAGGAGATGGGCGGCTTCCCCGTCATCCTGCGTCCGTCCTTCACCATGGGCGGCTCCGGCGGCGGCATCGTCTACAACAAGGACGAGCTCGAGCGGAAGCTGCGCTGGGCCTTCCAGCAGAGCCCCACCCACGAGTGCCTGGTCGAGGAGAGCGTGCTCGGCTGGAAGGAGTACGAGCTCGAGGTCATCCGTGACAGGGCCGACAATTTCTCGGTCATCTGCACCATCGAGAACATCGACCCGATGGGCGTGCACACCGGGGACTCCGTGACCGTCGCGCCCGCGATGACGCTGACCGACAAGGAGTACCAGCGCCTGCGCGACGGGGCGCGGGCGGTGATGAGCGAGATCGGCGTCGAGACCGGCGGCTCGAACGTGCAGTTCGCGGTCAACCCGGAGGACGGCCGCGTCATCGTCATCGAGATGAACCCGCGCGTCTCCCGCTCGAGCGCGCTCGCGTCGAAGGCCACCGGTTACCCCATCGCGAAGATCGCGGCGAAGCTCGCGGTCGGCTACCGGCTCGACGAGCTGACCAACGACATCACGGGGACGAGCGCCGCGTTCGAGCCGACCATCGACTACGTGGTGGTGAAGTGGCCGCGCTTCGCGTTCGAGAAGTTCCGCGGCGCCGACCCGCGCCTCACGACCCAGATGAAGTCGGTCGGCGAGGTGATGAGCATCGGCCGGACCTTCAAGCAGGCCGTGCAGAAGGCGGCGCGCTCGCTCGAGATCGGGCGCGAGGGCCTCGTCACGCTCCGCAACAAGCTCGACTACCGACAGGAGGTCGCGGCGGTGCGAGACCTGAAGGTGGCGGAGGCGACGGCCGACGTGACCGCGCCGACGCACCGCAAGGAGCTCGAGCTCCCGCCGCCGACCGACGACGAGCTGCGCGAGGCCATCCTCGAGCTGGTGCGCACGCCGCTCGCGGATCGGCTCTGGTACCTGGTCGACGGCCTGCGCCTGGACCTCACCGTCGAGGCGCTGCACGAGGCGACCCGGATCGACCCGTGGTTCCTCACCCAGCTGAAGGAGCTGGTCGACCACGAGCGCCTCGTCACGGCGGCGGAGACGCTCGACGCGCCCCTCGTGCGCCGGGCCAAGGAGCTCGGCTTCTCCGATCGGCAGCTCGCGTCGCTCCGCGGGGTGGACGTCGAGGAGATCCGCGCGCTCCGCGTCGAGGACGACGTCGCGCCGATCTACGCGCGCGTCGACACCTGCGCGGCCGAGTTCGTCGCCAGGACGCCCTACCTGTACTCGACCTGGGGCCGCAGCTCGGAGGCCGAGCCGACCGACCGCGACAAGGTGATGATCCTCGGCGGCGGGCCCAACCGGATCGGCCAGGGGATCGAGTTCGACTACTGCTGCGTGCACGCGGCCTTCGCCCTGCGCGAGCTCGGGTTCGAGACCCTGATGGTCAACTGCAACCCGGAGACGGTCTCGACCGACTTCGACACCTCGGACCGGCTCTACTTCGAGCCCCTGACGTTCGAGGACGTGATGGCGATCGTGCGCACGGAGAAGCCGAAGGGCGTCATCGTGCAGCTGGGCGGCCAGACGCCGCTGAAGCTCGCGGTCGCCCTCGAGCGCGCGGGCGTGAACATCCTCGGGACGAGCGCCGACGCCATCGATCGCGCGGAGGACCGCGAGCGCTTCGAGGCGCTCCTCGAGAAGCTCAGCCTGCGCCGCCCGCACGGCGGGATCGCGCGTGGTCCGGCCGAGGCGATGAAGGTCGCCGACGAGATCGGCTACCCGGTCGTGGTGCGGCCGAGCTACGTGCTCGGCGGTCGCGCGATGGAGATCGTCTACTCGCGCACGGATCTCGCCCGATACATGGCGACCGCGCTCGAGGCGGTCGAGGACGCCGAGTCGCAGGCGATCCTCATCGACGAGTTCCTCCGCGACGCCATCGAGGTGGACGTCGACGCGGTGTGCGACGGCAAGGCGGTCGTGATCGGCGGCCTCATGCAGCACATCGAGGAGGCGGGGGTGCACTCCGGCGACTCCTCGATGGTGCTCCCGGCGCACGCGCTGCCGCCCGAGGTGCTCGCGACCATCCGCTCGTCGACGCGCGCGCTCGCGCTCGAGCTCGGCGTGGTCGGCCTGATGAACGTGCAGTTCGCCATCCGCGGCAGCGCCGTCTACGTCATCGAGGTCAACCCGCGCGCCTCGCGCACCGTGCCCTTCGTCAGCAAGTCCATCGGCCTCCCGCTCGCGCAGGTCGCGGCGAAGGTCATGGCCGGCAAGACCCTCGCGGAGCTCGGGGTCGACAAGGACATCGTGCCCAAGCACGTCGCGGTGAAGGAGTCGGTCTTCCCGTTCGCGAAGTTCCCCGGCGTCGACATCATCCTCGGCCCGGAGATGCGCTCGACCGGCGAGGTCATGGGCATCGCCGACAGCTTCAACGGCGCCTTCCTCAAGGCGCAGCTCGCCACCGGCTCGAGCCTCCCCGACGCGGGGCGCGTCTTCGTCAGCGTGCGCGACGACGACAAGCCCGCCGCGACCGAGCTCGCGCTTCGCCTGAGCCAGCTCGGCTTCGAGATCGTCGCCACGGGCGGCACCATGAGCGCGCTCGAGCGCGCCGGCGTGCCCTCGACCCGCGTCAACAAGGTGTACGAAGGTCGGCCTCACGTGGTCGACCGGCTCCGGGACGGCGACATCGCGATGGTCGTCAACACGACCGAAGGCGACGCCGCCATCCGGGACAGCTTCTCGCTCCGCCGCGCGACGCTCGTCAGCGGCGTGCCGTACTTCACGACCATCGCGGCGGCGACGGCGGCGGTGGGGGCCATCGAGGTGCGGCGCGAATCGCCGCTCACGGTGCGCTCGCTGCAGGAGTACCATCAGGGCCTCCGCGAGCGGGCGTAG
- a CDS encoding alpha/beta hydrolase-fold protein, producing the protein MPLPDSATPPPRPPAPLSMAPWRTWLAVVGAVACLLCAGLATAQPYSEWVHYRRLDLETPWGPQRVLVTLPRLGGHREHPPGERYPLVVALHGRGEAQQGPERGYLGWATRYGLPDHFGAMMRGRLYASDYRGYVRQAHLDAVNESLRAQPFRGVMVVTPYIPDVGRDGVGSARIREIGDWIAGPLLASVRERFDGAARTREGTAIDGISLGGRVALTVGFAHPEVFGAVGGMQPAIRGDEEALAARALEAAAASPQRIRLLSSEEDPFLRATRTLSEQLRERRVPHRLTVVPGPHDYSFNRGPAGLEMLYFYDRALAREPLPE; encoded by the coding sequence ATGCCTCTGCCTGACTCCGCGACGCCTCCGCCCAGGCCGCCCGCGCCGCTCTCGATGGCGCCGTGGCGGACGTGGCTCGCGGTCGTCGGCGCGGTCGCGTGCCTGCTCTGCGCGGGGCTCGCCACGGCGCAGCCCTACAGCGAGTGGGTCCACTACCGCCGCCTCGACCTCGAGACCCCCTGGGGCCCGCAGCGCGTGCTCGTCACGCTGCCCAGGCTCGGAGGACACCGCGAGCACCCGCCGGGCGAGCGCTACCCGCTCGTGGTCGCGCTCCATGGGCGCGGCGAGGCGCAGCAGGGGCCCGAGCGCGGCTACCTCGGCTGGGCCACGCGCTACGGCCTGCCCGACCACTTCGGCGCGATGATGCGCGGGCGCCTCTACGCCTCGGACTACCGCGGCTACGTGCGCCAGGCCCACCTCGACGCCGTCAACGAGAGCCTGCGCGCGCAGCCCTTCCGCGGCGTCATGGTGGTCACGCCGTACATCCCGGACGTGGGCCGAGACGGGGTGGGGAGCGCGCGGATCCGCGAGATCGGAGACTGGATCGCCGGGCCGCTCCTGGCCTCGGTCCGCGAGCGCTTCGACGGCGCGGCCCGGACGCGCGAGGGCACGGCCATCGACGGCATCTCGCTCGGCGGCCGCGTCGCCCTGACCGTCGGCTTCGCCCACCCGGAGGTCTTCGGCGCGGTGGGCGGCATGCAGCCGGCCATCCGGGGGGACGAGGAGGCGCTGGCCGCGCGCGCGCTCGAGGCCGCCGCGGCGAGCCCCCAGCGGATCCGCCTGCTCTCGAGCGAGGAGGACCCCTTCTTGCGCGCGACGCGGACGCTGAGCGAGCAGCTCCGCGAGCGCCGCGTGCCCCATCGCCTCACCGTCGTGCCGGGGCCGCACGACTACAGCTTCAACCGCGGCCCGGCCGGTCTGGAGATGCTGTACTTCTATGATCGGGCCCTGGCGCGGGAGCCGCTGCCGGAGTAG
- a CDS encoding GTPase domain-containing protein, with product MPLVNHAHREIHLKVVYYGPGLGGKTTNLELIHGRTKPERRGKLISLATEAERTLFFDLLPVELGTFKGYQVRLHLCTVPGQIAHDRTRRLVLRHVDGIVFVVDSQPARLADNIESIHNLASNLRLQGDDPDELPLVVQYNKRDLPDVLDVAELRQALAVPAGVPELEAIAVDGRGVFETVKTILKLCLKIIGDPETAREGRSPSILPGQRASMFPMAPGTPSSGVRRDLVGDVPLPPPAGTPNLGSDE from the coding sequence ATGCCCCTCGTCAATCACGCCCACAGAGAGATTCACCTGAAGGTGGTCTACTACGGGCCCGGGCTCGGTGGGAAAACCACCAACCTGGAGCTCATCCACGGGCGCACCAAGCCCGAGCGGCGGGGCAAGCTCATCTCGCTGGCCACCGAGGCGGAGCGGACCCTCTTCTTCGATCTCCTGCCGGTCGAGCTCGGGACCTTCAAGGGCTATCAGGTCCGGCTGCACCTCTGCACGGTGCCCGGGCAGATCGCCCACGACCGCACGCGGCGCCTGGTCCTGCGGCACGTGGACGGCATCGTCTTCGTGGTCGACTCCCAGCCCGCGCGGCTGGCGGACAACATCGAGAGCATCCACAACCTGGCGAGCAACCTGCGGCTCCAGGGCGACGATCCTGACGAGCTGCCCCTGGTCGTCCAGTACAACAAGCGCGATCTGCCGGACGTGCTCGACGTGGCGGAGCTGCGGCAGGCGCTGGCCGTGCCGGCCGGGGTGCCCGAGCTCGAGGCGATCGCGGTCGACGGCCGCGGCGTGTTCGAGACGGTCAAGACGATCCTCAAGCTGTGCCTGAAGATCATCGGCGACCCGGAGACCGCGCGCGAGGGGCGCTCGCCGTCGATCCTGCCGGGGCAGCGCGCGTCGATGTTCCCCATGGCGCCCGGCACGCCCTCGAGCGGGGTGCGCCGCGATCTCGTGGGGGACGTGCCGCTGCCTCCGCCCGCGGGCACGCCGAACCTCGGCTCCGACGAGTAG
- the tsaE gene encoding tRNA (adenosine(37)-N6)-threonylcarbamoyltransferase complex ATPase subunit type 1 TsaE, which produces MLRLELDSRRATRKLGAALASLLEVGDVVWLEGALGAGKTFFTRGLFRALGVPEAVPVTSPTFALLHEHEGRVPLAHLDLYRLSSVDELVELGLFEVMERSVTVIEWGARFREGIGARGVALTLSRRAGEERGRDAVIEGLDPRGEALVARLRDAWPRSPAARGEG; this is translated from the coding sequence GTGCTTCGCCTCGAGCTCGATAGCCGCCGCGCGACCCGGAAGCTGGGCGCCGCGCTCGCCTCCCTCCTCGAGGTGGGCGACGTGGTGTGGCTCGAGGGCGCGCTCGGGGCCGGCAAGACGTTCTTCACGCGCGGCCTCTTCCGCGCCCTCGGCGTGCCCGAGGCGGTGCCGGTGACGAGCCCCACCTTCGCGCTCCTCCACGAGCACGAGGGGAGGGTGCCGCTCGCGCACCTGGACCTCTATCGGCTCTCGAGCGTGGACGAGCTGGTGGAGCTCGGGCTGTTCGAGGTGATGGAGCGGAGCGTGACGGTGATCGAGTGGGGGGCGCGCTTTCGGGAGGGGATCGGGGCGCGGGGGGTGGCGCTGACCCTGTCGCGGCGAGCGGGCGAGGAGCGCGGGCGCGACGCGGTGATCGAGGGCCTCGATCCGCGGGGTGAGGCGCTCGTGGCGCGGCTCCGCGACGCGTGGCCGCGCTCACCCGCCGCGCGGGGCGAGGGGTAG
- a CDS encoding enoyl-CoA hydratase/isomerase family protein has protein sequence MTVRHEERGRTAVLTVDRPETKNAIDPSVHAALSAALDAVMASDARAIVLTGANGTFVSGGDLKLIRERPFEETLTLSQQMTALLDRLEALPVPVFAAIEGYAFGGGVEIALACDYRVAAPGAKLSFRQAAMGLSTGWGAATRLARVVPRGVAARLLMTAEVLDAEAAAGLGLVEEVDDTPLVRCLALADAVASQSPRAVAAFKALLPEVYGAPAASSRAKEWEVFQTLWGAADHAEALDAFFGRRAPRW, from the coding sequence GTGACCGTGCGACACGAGGAGCGGGGCAGGACGGCGGTGCTGACCGTCGACCGCCCGGAGACCAAGAACGCCATCGACCCGTCCGTGCACGCGGCGCTGTCGGCGGCGCTCGACGCCGTGATGGCCAGCGACGCGCGCGCCATCGTGCTGACGGGCGCCAACGGCACCTTCGTCAGCGGCGGTGACCTCAAGCTCATCCGGGAGCGCCCCTTCGAAGAGACCCTGACGCTGAGCCAGCAGATGACCGCGCTCCTCGACCGGCTCGAGGCGCTCCCCGTCCCGGTCTTCGCGGCCATCGAGGGCTACGCCTTCGGCGGCGGGGTCGAGATCGCGCTCGCGTGCGACTACCGCGTGGCGGCGCCTGGCGCGAAGCTGAGCTTCCGCCAGGCCGCGATGGGGCTGAGCACGGGCTGGGGCGCGGCCACCCGCCTCGCCCGGGTGGTTCCGCGCGGCGTCGCGGCCCGCCTCCTCATGACGGCCGAGGTGCTCGACGCGGAGGCCGCCGCGGGCCTGGGCCTCGTCGAGGAGGTCGACGATACGCCGCTCGTGCGCTGCCTGGCGCTCGCCGACGCCGTGGCGTCCCAGTCTCCGCGCGCCGTCGCGGCCTTCAAGGCGCTCCTGCCCGAGGTCTACGGCGCCCCCGCCGCCAGCTCGCGCGCGAAGGAGTGGGAGGTCTTCCAGACCCTCTGGGGCGCCGCGGATCACGCCGAGGCCCTCGACGCCTTCTTCGGCCGCCGCGCGCCGCGCTGGTGA
- the greA gene encoding transcription elongation factor GreA, protein MDRVPMTREGYEALKADLKEKQAEIHRLAKQIGEAAEEGDLKENAEYHACRERQGIVKAHVDDIEDKLARAEVIDTENLGGSRVAFGAWVTLEDIDNGEEVTYRIVGTDEANIDQGTISVTSPMARAMINREEGDEVKVKAPGGLRTYEVVQIRWKVDEK, encoded by the coding sequence ATGGACAGGGTACCGATGACGCGCGAGGGCTACGAGGCCCTCAAGGCCGACCTCAAGGAGAAGCAGGCCGAGATCCACCGGCTCGCCAAGCAGATCGGCGAGGCGGCCGAGGAGGGCGACCTCAAGGAGAACGCCGAGTATCACGCGTGCCGGGAGCGCCAGGGCATCGTCAAGGCGCACGTCGACGACATCGAGGACAAGCTCGCGCGCGCCGAGGTCATCGACACCGAGAACCTCGGCGGCAGCCGCGTCGCGTTCGGGGCGTGGGTCACGCTCGAGGACATCGACAACGGCGAAGAGGTCACCTACCGCATCGTCGGCACCGACGAGGCCAACATCGACCAGGGCACCATCAGCGTCACCTCGCCCATGGCCCGCGCCATGATCAACCGCGAGGAGGGCGACGAGGTGAAGGTCAAGGCCCCGGGCGGGCTGCGCACCTACGAGGTCGTCCAGATCCGCTGGAAGGTCGACGAGAAGTGA
- a CDS encoding Uma2 family endonuclease, whose translation MPEPARSRVSYVEYLALEARAEVKHEYLDGVVRAMAGGTIEHGRLSARVIWLVGAALTGRSCEVFSSDVKVYVAASNRSTYPDATVVCGRVETVEIDAEAIVNPVVLVEVLSDSTEGYDRGEKFRHYRRLESLREYVLVSQREPLVEVWRREGDLWRPVEHGPGEDVRLASVDAAFPVDALYDNPLEG comes from the coding sequence GTGCCCGAGCCCGCACGCTCTCGCGTCTCCTACGTCGAATACCTCGCGCTCGAGGCGCGCGCGGAGGTCAAGCACGAGTACCTCGACGGGGTGGTGCGCGCGATGGCCGGGGGGACCATCGAGCACGGCCGGCTGTCGGCGCGCGTCATCTGGCTCGTCGGAGCTGCTCTCACCGGACGGAGCTGCGAGGTCTTCAGCTCCGACGTGAAGGTCTACGTGGCCGCCTCCAACCGGAGCACCTACCCGGACGCCACGGTGGTCTGCGGTCGGGTGGAGACGGTGGAGATCGACGCCGAGGCGATCGTGAACCCCGTGGTCCTCGTGGAGGTGCTGTCCGACTCGACCGAGGGCTACGACCGCGGCGAGAAGTTCCGGCACTACCGCCGGCTCGAGAGCCTCCGCGAGTACGTCCTCGTCAGCCAGCGCGAGCCCCTCGTCGAGGTGTGGCGACGCGAGGGCGATCTCTGGCGCCCGGTCGAGCACGGCCCCGGAGAGGACGTCCGGCTGGCCTCGGTCGACGCCGCGTTCCCGGTCGACGCCCTCTACGACAACCCGCTCGAGGGCTGA
- a CDS encoding MBL fold metallo-hydrolase: MADCLDAACLTLVHHGEEVPSLLWARRPDDAPALARFHVCPGGLVEASDGDMPNDGGSDVAARVSALRETFEEVGVLFAHGAERLREPEIEALRDALRGDTPAEGRARFRAHGLVWQTASLAPAGRWVTPRYARRRFDTRFFGLSVEGPLPVDADLFELDHAEWIRADHAWARWARGEVMLAPPLAALLRSLDRHGRLMPDELCQVHGADGQECLRWEVVPWLQMMPLLTPTLPPATHTNAYLVGSGEAILVEPATPHAEELDRAVRWIEEARRDGIHPKAIVATHHHPDHVGGAKALSERLGLPLWAHAMTAERLRGELVFERLLEDGERIHLDGPTPVTVRAVHTPGHAPGHLCFVEEASGAMLAGDMVASVGTILVEPHDGDMRLYLESLARMAAERPSMLLPAHGMPIHDAQALLSHYIEHRLAREEKVRAALERHGGPASAMDLVPDCYGDAPKVVWPLAAQSTEAHLIKLAEDGAATRAPGGWMPAPRG; encoded by the coding sequence GTGGCCGACTGTCTCGACGCCGCCTGCCTGACCCTCGTGCACCACGGCGAGGAGGTGCCCTCGCTCCTCTGGGCGCGGCGCCCCGACGACGCCCCCGCGCTCGCCCGCTTCCACGTCTGCCCGGGCGGGCTCGTGGAGGCCTCGGACGGCGACATGCCGAACGACGGCGGGAGCGACGTGGCCGCGCGGGTGAGCGCGCTCCGGGAGACCTTCGAGGAGGTCGGGGTGCTCTTCGCCCACGGGGCCGAGCGCCTGCGCGAGCCGGAGATCGAGGCGCTCCGCGACGCGCTGCGGGGGGACACGCCGGCCGAGGGGCGCGCTCGCTTCCGGGCGCACGGCCTCGTCTGGCAGACGGCCTCGCTCGCGCCCGCCGGCCGCTGGGTCACGCCCCGCTACGCGCGCCGCCGCTTCGACACCCGCTTCTTCGGGCTGAGCGTCGAGGGGCCGCTCCCCGTCGACGCGGACCTCTTCGAGCTGGATCACGCGGAGTGGATCCGGGCCGACCACGCGTGGGCGCGCTGGGCGCGGGGCGAGGTGATGCTGGCCCCGCCGCTCGCGGCGCTGCTGCGCTCGCTCGACCGCCACGGGCGCCTGATGCCGGACGAGCTCTGCCAGGTCCACGGCGCGGACGGGCAAGAGTGCTTGCGGTGGGAGGTCGTCCCGTGGCTGCAGATGATGCCGCTCCTGACGCCGACGCTCCCGCCCGCGACCCACACCAACGCGTATCTCGTGGGATCCGGGGAGGCGATCCTGGTCGAGCCGGCGACGCCGCACGCGGAGGAGCTGGACCGGGCGGTGCGCTGGATCGAGGAGGCGCGGCGCGACGGCATCCACCCGAAGGCGATCGTGGCCACGCATCATCACCCCGATCACGTCGGGGGAGCGAAGGCCCTGAGCGAGCGGCTGGGGCTGCCGCTCTGGGCGCACGCGATGACGGCCGAGCGCCTGCGAGGGGAGCTCGTCTTCGAGCGGCTGCTCGAGGACGGCGAGCGCATCCACCTCGACGGGCCGACGCCGGTCACCGTGCGCGCCGTTCACACGCCGGGGCACGCGCCGGGGCACCTCTGCTTCGTCGAGGAGGCGAGCGGCGCGATGCTCGCGGGCGACATGGTGGCGAGCGTCGGCACCATCCTGGTCGAGCCGCACGACGGCGACATGCGCCTGTATCTGGAGTCCCTCGCGCGCATGGCGGCCGAGCGCCCGTCGATGCTGCTCCCGGCCCACGGCATGCCCATCCACGACGCGCAGGCGCTCTTGTCGCACTACATCGAGCACCGCCTGGCGCGAGAGGAGAAGGTGCGCGCGGCGCTCGAGCGGCACGGCGGCCCGGCCAGCGCGATGGACCTCGTCCCCGACTGCTACGGAGACGCGCCCAAGGTCGTCTGGCCCCTCGCGGCCCAGTCCACGGAGGCGCATCTGATCAAGCTCGCGGAGGACGGCGCCGCGACCCGCGCGCCCGGCGGCTGGATGCCCGCGCCCCGCGGGTAG